aatcatagaatggcttaagttggaaggaacctcagagagtatctactccaacctccctgccatgggatGGGGCCCCTCTCAACTAtacaaggttgctcaaagcctcatccagcctggccttgaacacttctggggagagagcatccacaacttctctgggcaatcttttccagagtctcaccaccctcatactaaagaccttcttcctaatatccaatctaagccTATTCTCCCTCAGTttcaatccatttccccttgtcctgtcgCTAGAcactcttatgaaaagtccctctccagccttccttcctagattcctttcccttcctttcctcctagATTCCCTTCAAGAACTGGAAGGCAGCTGTAAGGTCCTTGCAGGGCtcttcagactgaacaatctcagctccttcagcctctccttgtgGCAGAGGTGCTACAgtccctggatcatctttgcAGCCCATTCAAATCTTCTGTCCCGTGTTTCCTTATATGCCCTTTCTAAGCATCTGTTTTTGTCTGCATCTCCCATctaatgttcctgttgccaaCAGGCAAGTTCAGAGGTACCAAAGCTGCGGAAGGAAGACCAAAAAGCACGAGATGCCCTGTTAGCTGATATCCAGCAGGGAACACGCTTAAGGAAAGTGACCCAAATCAATGACCGCAGTGCACCACAGATTGAAAGTAAGTATCTGCTCCTCAGTGAGGTCCCTGGGCGAGCTTTGCCAAACCCCTACTTGgataattttcaaaatgaaggGCAGGTTTGTAGTTTAGCAAAGGTCTGAATCTTCATATGGCTTTAGGATGTGGAGAGGGGACGCTTTCTAAACTTGCATCCTGCTTTAAGCACTTCATAGTAAGTCTGTAACTGGATATCACCCTAACAGGTATTttttgtccaaaaaaaaaaaaacaccaaactcATGAATGATGAAGTCATTGAGAGTTTCCCaataaaataattcctaaaAGCCAGAATTGCTTGCTCTGCCAAGAGTTGTTCtttactaaataaaaaataataataataataaaaagcaaaaaaaaattatggaagcATAAATGTAATGCATTCTAACACGATTTTTTACTGATGTCATTGTTggcatgaaattaaaaagcacCAGAGGGTGCTGTGCTCCAAGAGATGGGTCAGAGAGTAATGGCAGCTCACTGCATTAGCAGTAACCTTCCTTGCCAACCCTGCCTAAAGAGGGGGAAAGTCCTTGGCTATCTTAGTTGGTCGTGACAGTCTGAGGGCAAGGATGAAATGACTTTCTGATACATCCTGAGgatctttgtaatttttttttttctaacagaaCCCAAAGGAGCTAACAGAGATGGAGTTAATCCAGCTGTTAATAAAGGTGTCTCTCAGCAGCCTCTGGGAGGCTTATTTGCTGGTGGCTTTCCTGTTCTCAGACCAGCAGGCCAGAGGGATGTGCCAGGTAAGGGCTTCATTTGTTTGACATAATAGCTGAGAGGAACTATGATTTGGGATGAAAAGTACTTCAGGGTTCACtataatgttttggtttttttaagaaccTTTAATTCATCTTGTGACCATGGAAGGCTTGAAATCATCTTTCTAGATCTCAGTTGCCTTATTGATTAAAATGTCAATAACAAGCTGTCACTACATTGGGTAGAAAAGAGATTGAATAGATTGTACAGAGTTTTAATGGAGATTTTTAacattaatataataaaaattgtTAATTTTGCCTCAAACACAGTATTGAAATCTTACCTTACCAACTTCAGCAGAAATGGCAAAGAATTTATGTTTCCTCCCCTTCATTAGCATGTATTTCTATGGTATGACAGGCTTGTGTGTTACTTCAAGGGTTCATATTGTAAAATTCTGCCCTCTGGATTTTATAAAGCATATCCTTGATCTAGCAAGGTAATTTACTGACCTGAAAAACAAGGCACTTGTCCCTTCATGAGGACAGGAGTAAGGTGTGTGAGAGAGCCCTGTTGCTGCCTTTGCTTCAAGAAATGCCAGCATCAATGAGGAGGGACTTTGAGTTGTGCAGTggcctcaggagctgctgggcagaTGGTGCCTGCTCAGGCAGTACAGAGCAAAGCAGACATTTGCAGGGAAGGGCAGAACTTGGCTCTATCTGCAGGTTTTGTCATTTTCCTTGAAGGCAAGCTCAAAATGTGCAGTACTGCTTGTGACTGGGCTTCCTCACGCAGCTTCTAGTTGCAGTAGCTAATTTGAGGTGTTCTAAAAACTATGACCATGCCTGTCAGACTATACTAATATAGAATAAGGCGCCTTTTTTTTGACATCTCACTTTGTGAAAAATCTTTGACATTTACTCAGGATAATATATTTTGTAAGTCTGAGTCTCTGGGCATTTGCCACTGGAAACATTTGAAGCTGTGCCTACCAGAAAGCCTTTGAGGCAttaaaaacctgcttttcttttacctATGGGATGGAGATTTGTAAAATTTGTGTGAGTTTTTTATCAAGTACTTAACTTCAAGGATGCAAGTGGATGTGTGTTACCCTACTGGTGTTCTTTGCACTAGGACTCGATTCCTCCAAGCAGGTAGCTCATCTGTGTTCAGTGGACTGTGCCAGGCAGACGAGGCTGATGTGAAGGGGCCCAGGCCCCCgcaaaaaagcacttttttcctcaaactgtttcattttgcaGAAACTGAGGAACAGGGAAGAGAGCATGGTCTCTCAGCAGGTTGCCATATAACTAAGTGGAATCCCTGGTGCCCACTGGAATATCTTGCCTCCCAAACCTTTCACACCCACGAGCAACCTGTTGGGCTTGTCACGTTTTGGTAAAATGAGTTTAATGGCTCATGGTAACcactggggaggggaaggtgaaGAGTTTGCtctttgcactttttttttctgatgggtGGAAAAGGATCCTGATAAGATCCATGTGGTACCTGTTTTTCAGCTGGGAGGCCTGGGCAGCTTCCTGGGGTCCgagcagcagctcccaagcCCTCAGCCCCACCGAACGGCAGCACTGTAAAGGCGAGCAGTGACCCAGCTGAAGGCCCAAGACCAGCGGTCCCGCCAGaacctcccagcacctcccgAACCGGAGCTGGCCCTGGCCCAAGTCGTCCCAACCTGCCTGCCccccctccaccacctcctgcttcCAACAAACCTTCCctcatttttcctcctcctccccctcaccctcctccagCCGAATGCCCTCCCAAGGGGGTGTCCCCCAGCGCTCCTCTTCCACCCCCGCTCCCCCCTCCTCAGGTGGACAAGCCCCCCAAGTTTCAAGCAGGGCCTTCACACCCACCCCCGccaccaccccctcctcctcctcctccactgccCATCGTGCCCCCCTGTGGGTTTCCAGGCAGGACAAATgatttctctcctgctgctgctgccgccgcctcTCCACCTGAAGGAAGGGACCGTCCACTtcccacaccaccaccaccacctcctcctcctcctccaccacaCACGCATCCCCTGACCTCCAACAGGctctccttcccaccctccccGGCCTTCAGCAGTGCTGACGTGCCCCCCCCACTACCTCCCAAGTCCCCCCACTTGCTGTCACAGCTCCATAAGCCAAGCAACATCCAGTCCCTCCCACTTCCTCCCACCCCCGGCCCCCCGCAGCCCACAGCCGTGATGGAGACCAGGAAGAAGAGACCTGGCCGAGGTGGAGGTGAGGGTGGGATGTTGGaagaaagttggggtttttttctccctttggcTGGTAGGGGAAATTGCACTGGTGGCTGGAGAGCTTGGAGGGGTGGGGATGAAGAGCACTGGTAGTAGGAGGGTGGAGTCCATTGTCTGGAAAGAACACATGTAGGTCACACGGTGTGTAATGGACATCAGGCTCCTGGCACTGGGATAGTCACACTCCATATAGTTTGTGATTTTGTAAAATTTgtaaaattctttacagagagggtgatcaggcattggaatggcctgcttagggaggtggtggattctccatccctggaggtttttaggaagagactgatgtggcactcagtgccatggtctggtaaccacagtggtagtggattaagggttggacttgatgatctcagaggtcctttccaacccagctgattctgtgattttttggAAGCAGCATGCTGATCAGGGAGAGCAACATTTTAGTGCTGCAGGGCTTCTCACCTTTGTGTTGGCGTTGATATTGTCTCCAGCAGCACAAGGGCTGAGCTCAGGAGTGGTCTCAGCACAGTGCATACCACAAGGGCTGCCCAACATCCCTCTATCCATGACATTCCTCTATGGCTGTACCCTTGTGGTCTGGAGAAATATTGGCAATGGCTGGGAAACGTTACaggagagaataaaataaagatggtGTAGCCACAGCCATAGATGAGCAAAGGCAAACAAGCCCTTTGCTATTCAACAAAAAGAAGCAGCCAGTGCCTCTGATGACCAAAGTGGTAGGGCCAAAGGCTTCTGTGACTATCCGGTAGGTGGGGATATGAGCAGATGGTAGAGGGAACTTTTCTGAGACTTCTCTGATATAAGGaaggccattaaaaaaaaattagcttagATCTGTGTGGGTTTGAGAAATGGAGACAGCTGCTTAATAGGGAACATCTGAAAATAATGTTCTGTACCCTGTATTTTAGCAGCCACATATCAAGAGGAAGATTACTGGTTCTCTTTGACAGCCATGGGAAAGGCTGTCTAAGTACAGCAGATCAGGTATTCAAGATGGTGCTGAATGCTGCTCAGGAAATGTCTGATGTACTGTTACTTTATCAAGATGCTCATTTCTCACAGTGGTTCAACTTTCAAGATTTCCATAAAATTAGCCTACCTTTCTCTTGGTTAGCCATAAGTAGAAGTAGTTTTAAGAGCCTGCAAAATTGGAGGCCTTGGGCTTTCTGCCCTTTACACAGTTCTGTGGTAGGTTTGCCCTGACAATGTGAATTTTGACAGCTCTTGTTGTCAGtgaaaatgtacaaaatacTGATAATTCCACTGTGTAGCTGCTGAAGCAGGAacttaggaaattattttcttctagagCTGCCATCTAGTGAGGTTggtggttgggtttgttttttgggttttgctctTGTTAAAGTGGAAGGATAGTCTTCCCCTGCAGACTGAGACAAAACCATATTTCAAAATGTCAGACTTTCCCTAGAACTAGAAATAGCAAGCTCCAGCCAACTCCAGTTGTGACTTAAATTTAATGTTCAATGCTATCAGTCCATGGTCAGGCTAGACAAATAGCAGCCTATGAAGCTGGGTAAGTTTACCCCAAATATTGCATCCCTTCTATACTCTCAACGCTTCTGCAAAACTTACTGTTGGGTTTGTTAAATCAGGATAATGTTTATGTGCTggtttgctgcttctttttaagGAACTGGTGCTGGGAAGCTGGTCACACCTCCACAGCCACCAGCAAGATCACCAACAACTGAACTTACGAGCAAGTCTGGAGTCTCAGCCTGGGCTACAGCTCATGACAGCTACCCAAcacttaaaaatggaaatatacACATCATTGGTAATATCATCTAAATTAGATCTTTTAGCCCAAGTTAGTAATCTTAGGACAAAATCCTGAGCGTGTTTCAGACCTCAAAAACTCACTGGAGACTTTCTTGCATCAGTAACAATGTAGTATAACTAGACCCATTGGAAACATTTTTGTGCAACTTTATGCTATGAGAGAAAATTAAGGCTTTTTCATGAAGGTTTTCAATCATTCAGTAGACAAGAGAAGCACTGTGAAAAGTTTCTGTAGTGTGCTCATATTACTATTCTTAAAACTAGTTCATGGACATTTAATAGCTTCAATCCTGCAGAGCAAAGCCTGATAGGAATTATTTTTGTAGTCTGATGAATTGTCCATTCATTCTTGCTGACAGCTAAGAGGCTTGAAAACCACCCAGGAATACCTCTATTACCACAATATCATCGATGCAGAAAACTGGAAAGGCAGCCAGCAGATTAATTTGAGCTAGAGGCAGGCAATGTTTGCAATTAAGCCAGAAAACTTGGATGGCTCACAGAAGTACTCATCAATATTGTTTATACTGAATGAGCCACTACTAATTCTAGGGAAAAACAAGtcagtgtttttaaatgaaattactcgtggcaattttttttttttttttaagtctatcTTTTGCAGTGACTAATGTTCATTTCCCTAAAACTTCCCAGATGACTTTGAATCTAAATTTACTTTCCACTCTGTGGAAGACTTCCCCCCACCTGATGAATTCAAGccatttcagaaaatatatcCCAGCAAGATAGCTAGAGGTAAGTCTGTAAATGTGAGAAGTTCTGGTAATTATCCAACAGGATTAAAAGCAGGGagtgaaaataaagaacagaatCCAGCATTCATGTGAAGAACGTGGCTACTAGCATAGGCACAGAGACAAATGGGATTTGAATTATATAATGAAAAGCACTTACTTACTCACTTCCTAGTCTTAgtagctaaaaataaaattatgtagCTTGACCTGCAGTCTGTGTTCTTTAGACTGCTAAATTTGCAGAGCCCTTGATGTTAAAAACAGTGATGTCACACAGATTAAGGCAGATActcagtgggttttttgttcaCGAACTTctgaaatcacagaagaaaGGTGACTGGATCCTTGTTTTCCATAATGTCTTTTGTATTTAAATCCAGGTTTTACACACCTGGATAACAAAGGGATTTAGTACCACAGCCTTGTCAGGAAAGCAATCAAGGACTGAACCTTGCTTTTCCCCTTGATCCTTTAAGTTAGACACTTGGTATCAGGTTCACATATGCAGCTTTGAAAACTGGTAGCTGAAGGTGCCAAAAGCTCTCATGCTCATATTCGGCTTTTTATAAAACTTTTCTGTATTATTAGATCAACTATTATCTCCaacttttcttttgcttttttatttccatgccAAGGTGTTTTGCGTGACTTTTCATAGCACCCTCCAGGCATTTTAAATTGTCTGCTCTCTGATCTGATCAAAGACTTTTTACTGAAGGGCTACAGAGCatgaaaaaatatctattttatatatatatatcagttCAAGGTAGGAAATAAATGTAGCATCCCTGCTGTAGAACTTCATCCAAAATACATATCAAAAATGTATATATGTCTGTTCTGATTTAGCATGTCCTGTCTATTTTCAGATCCCTCTAAAATCCCTCCACTAAGAACACATGTGAGATGAGAAGAGTCTTCTGACGCTCTCTTGatcaacattaaaaaagaacacCATCAAGATAATATATAAAACAGAACGGGTCCCCATTACAGTGATAAAGATTGTATTTGAATTGCAAGTGCTGCAATGTTAACATTTCTATAAATTAGAAAAGTAATGTAAATAATACTTTTTAAGTGGCCTATATACTACAGGGATGCCAGTACAGGCTTTTAAGTTATTGTAGGtaggtggatttttttaagcaaagtagcataaaatttaaattctagtgttgaaaaaaattctcattcttATCATGCTGACATATGTTACCTCAGAATACTTATTGCATTACATGCCTGTAGTTCATTTTTGCCCTTCcattataatttttaagtattttggaAATTCTTTGGTTATTATACCAACATTTTTCAATTAACTATTTGAAGATATTATGCAGCCTTTAGTCTCGTTGTATGTTTCTTCATGTCTTCTATTTCACCTATCATCAGATTGCAGCAGAATGTCACTTTCATGAACAGATGGGCCCACGATCCTTTTCTCATCAAGCGTGAAGAGGAAAGACAcaaggagctgtggctgctaTTGAGCCCACCTCCTATTGATTATAGATCCTTATAGGATAGTGTTTGAAGAAGCCCAGATGGGTAAGGTGATCAGGGACAGAACTTTTccaaacaagaggaaaagaatgtTGTTCTACCgtaacaaaaacaacaacagcaacaaaaaaaaaaaggtgcatgTGAATAGACATGCCAcaaaatatgtatgtaagggCACGTGTCCTGTCTTTTCCTGCTGGCAAAGGGGGTATTTACCATTTGGATGACAGATTGTCTTTACTCAGCAATTAGAAGGCCTTTGGATGAGGGGTCCAACAGACACCTAGAGCTACCTGGATCATAGCAACCCTGAGGATTCATTGTCCAATTTACACCACATGGAACAAGCAATCCCCAAAGTGGTTGTTCCCTCAAAGAGTTGGTTGCAAAAAATAATAGCAGTGCACGAAACCTGAGCTTCTGCTTTTAATATGCAGCCTGGGGTAAGGTTTTTGGATCACAGATGGTAAGATCTAAGCACAAGATTCCTATTTTGAGAAAGAACTACCTGTCATCCTGTGCACTGCACTGCATTAATagagcattgccagcaggttgAGAGCAATGAGCCTTCACTTCTGCTCAGCACTACACTtaggccacaacaaccccaggcaacacTACAAGCCTGGgaaaagtggctggaaagctgcccagaggaaaaaggaCACAGAGGTGTTGGTTGACAGCAGCTGAATATgagacagcagtgtgcccaggtggccaagaagtcCAAGCCAGCATCGTGGCTTTTATCAGAAATAGTGGGGCCAGAAGGACATGACTAGAGAAGGGATcctccccctgtactcagtacTGGTGGCCACACCTTGAATAATGTGTTCAGGgctttttgaaattttttttggcagtgttAGCTTTATGGTTGGACTAAAAGATCTGAAAGGTCTTATCCAACCtaaaagattctgtgattcaccaGCTCGGAATAAGCCACTGCCATTCCAGGGTGAGACAGGCTATTTGCAATTATAGCAATGATTTGTCTGATTGCCCTAAATTTCCCTAAACTGCAGCTGCAATGACACTATAGATTACAGATGAAGATGCCTTTGAAGTGAACTATTTGGAAAAGACAGGTAACTGCATTTTGACATATCTGCTTTTTTCGTGGTTCTTGCAACAGCTCAGTCTGTAACTCCTACTCCCACACATGCTTGTAGTATGGAGGTGGTGTAAGGGTAAGAACTTCACCTGTAGGGCTCTAAGAAAGCATCATCAGTCTTTTTCTAGCCTACTAAGGTACCTTGCTGTATGTCatgtgaaaagagaaaaataagtgaTGCTTTGACCAATACTTACTGTCATTATTATAATTACTTGATAAATATGCATGAATATAGTAATAAGCAAGGGTCAGCATATCATTGCTTCTCAAACAACTGGAAATGTTTAATACTGCTTTGAAGAATATTTTGTTACAGTACTATTAAAGGTGACTTGTTGGTTCTCATTTGTTCTGAAACTTGTGTACTGCTCTGTAACAAATACCTTCATAAGGATTTTAAAACTACTTAATATTAGATTACCTGCCAGAAGATATTTTATTATGATTAAGGGTATTTTAGAAGCAAATAATATCTTTCAGGGATTAAATTAGAAAGCTTGTGCATGTTTGCAAGTGTTGGTGAAACATTACTTTCATATACACTGGACTATTGTTCAAGATCCTTTGAACCTTCTGAATTTGCTGTTACCTGGAGATACTGAGAATCACAGTGGCTGTCACCACGTGGAAGTTGGGTGTCACTTGTTCCACTTTGTCCCTTCCACTGAGCAACAGCTGCATTCAAAACCAATGGAAGTTTTAAGACCATGGAGGTGTTCGGCTTCCCCagatttgtttggggtttttttgtttgtttgttttttttaattctaaacaCACTACCCAGctgaagcaaaagcagcatACTTTTAGACAATTACTACCTGAATCACTGCTCAAAACAATTTATTAATTCTGTCATATAGGCAGTTCCAAGTAAGGACAAATTCCCACAAGATAAGAAAAGAAGAAGCCAACATCTGCAGGTAAGAAACaggcaaataaaatacattttcagcaGGAACACCCTCTTCTTTCATCTTACCTCCCTCTAAACTCTCGAAGGTCAAAGATCTGAGTTATGCAAAAGAGCTGTGTGAAGTGGTCCATCCTAATTTTGGCCTTCTGGATGGGGAAAGCATTTTATCCCCGTTTTCCCTTAGTTCACAAATATCCAACTACTCCTTTCAGGATACAAAGTGCTCAATAAGCACCAGCTTATAGAAGCAGCTTTGGAAGTTCCACATGATATGTGTTAAGCATACTCTGATTAGGAGTATTTTCATTCAAAGTACCCTTTCATTCCAAAAGTTGATTTCATGGGAAATCCATT
This DNA window, taken from Calypte anna isolate BGI_N300 chromosome 2, bCalAnn1_v1.p, whole genome shotgun sequence, encodes the following:
- the WIPF3 gene encoding WAS/WASL-interacting protein family member 3 isoform X1, producing MPVPPPPPPPPPPPPPPPSGGPPPPPPLASSEVPKLRKEDQKARDALLADIQQGTRLRKVTQINDRSAPQIEKPKGANRDGVNPAVNKGVSQQPLGGLFAGGFPVLRPAGQRDVPAGRPGQLPGVRAAAPKPSAPPNGSTVKASSDPAEGPRPAVPPEPPSTSRTGAGPGPSRPNLPAPPPPPPASNKPSLIFPPPPPHPPPAECPPKGVSPSAPLPPPLPPPQVDKPPKFQAGPSHPPPPPPPPPPPPLPIVPPCGFPGRTNDFSPAAAAAASPPEGRDRPLPTPPPPPPPPPPPHTHPLTSNRLSFPPSPAFSSADVPPPLPPKSPHLLSQLHKPSNIQSLPLPPTPGPPQPTAVMETRKKRPGRGGGTGAGKLVTPPQPPARSPTTELTSKSGVSAWATAHDSYPTLKNGNIHIIDDFESKFTFHSVEDFPPPDEFKPFQKIYPSKIARDPSKIPPLRTHVR
- the WIPF3 gene encoding WAS/WASL-interacting protein family member 3 isoform X2, whose translation is MVFPFFTASSEVPKLRKEDQKARDALLADIQQGTRLRKVTQINDRSAPQIEKPKGANRDGVNPAVNKGVSQQPLGGLFAGGFPVLRPAGQRDVPAGRPGQLPGVRAAAPKPSAPPNGSTVKASSDPAEGPRPAVPPEPPSTSRTGAGPGPSRPNLPAPPPPPPASNKPSLIFPPPPPHPPPAECPPKGVSPSAPLPPPLPPPQVDKPPKFQAGPSHPPPPPPPPPPPPLPIVPPCGFPGRTNDFSPAAAAAASPPEGRDRPLPTPPPPPPPPPPPHTHPLTSNRLSFPPSPAFSSADVPPPLPPKSPHLLSQLHKPSNIQSLPLPPTPGPPQPTAVMETRKKRPGRGGGTGAGKLVTPPQPPARSPTTELTSKSGVSAWATAHDSYPTLKNGNIHIIDDFESKFTFHSVEDFPPPDEFKPFQKIYPSKIARDPSKIPPLRTHVR